In one Colletotrichum destructivum chromosome 2, complete sequence genomic region, the following are encoded:
- a CDS encoding Putative SH3-binding, glutamic acid-rich protein, whose translation MAQLTATTFSTDPALWIFTSLTAGSSHIVTATSRLETILRANRVPFKAIDIATDEKARMLWGRRAGKDASGRLRKLPGLVQEGLVLGDITEIEEWNEYGELKQHVKIYYDDFTIPDINNKPKEPIKKKIVKKVPKGTLSGNASASTPASASASGPAPPPAPPLPKAESSTPATAKDKSVETPRASTDSSSTISHRSIADEAAKKAKELRLQSLRDKVYGKKDEKSAEDKKPETDASSVATARSEKKVEVAADASKTPETPRKSSVASANSASSIQSVKPAGLQSPTTGSWGVVATTTNPDTLREILQSPTTARWKPSDVDKPVTVHMGAAVASASQEEIAAVENAETIKEEPDKENSDEDVSQKIAEVEKAQAIKEEPVKEAAEDSTKAVVPEKQTAAKETPTTSKTETATKTPQPEDDDDDDDDDSDDSDDGDDDVSEPETNPDEAKAKLGSEAKEEETEAKAAEPKSDGGPKSDGGPKPDGEAKPAGESKNEK comes from the exons ATGGCCCAGTTGACTGCAACCACCTTTTCTACCGATCCAGCCCTCTGGATCTTTACCTCCCTGACCGCTGGATCCTCGCATATCGTCACCGCTACATCTCGTCTTGAAACCATCCTCCGCGCCAACCGCGTACCCTTCAAAGCCATCGACATTGCCACCGATGAGAAAGCCCGCATGCTCTGGGGCCGCCGTGCCGGCAAAGATGCCTCTGGTCGCCTGAGAAAGCTCCCAGGCCTTGTGCAAGAAGGCCTCGTGCTCGGC GACATTACCGAGATCGAAGAATGGAACGAATACGGCGAGCTCAAGCAGCACGTCAAGATCTACTACGACGATTTCACGATCcccgacatcaacaacaagcCCAAAGAACCCATCAAGAAGAAAATCGTTAAGAAGGTACCCAAGGGCACATTGTCGGGCAAtgcctccgcctccacccCCGCCtccgcatccgcatccggTCCCGCGCCTCCGCCAGCGCCTCCCTtgcccaaggccgagagcTCGACTCCTGCTACCGCGAAAGACAAGTCTGTCGAGACACCCAGAGCCTCCACCGACAGCTCCTCCACAATTTCACACCGCTCTATCGCCGACGAGGCAGCCAAGAAGGCTAAGGAACTCCGGCTGCAGTCGCTACGCGATAAGGTCTACGGCAAGAAGGACGAAAAGTCTGCTGAAGACAAGAAGCCTGAGACCGATGCGTCATCTGTGGCTACCGCCAGGTCCGAAAAGAAAGTTGAGGTTGCGGCGGACGCCTCTAAGACACCAGAAACGCCCCGGAAATCTTCCGTGGCCAGTGCCAACAGCGCTTCCTCCATCCAGAGCGTCAAGCCCGCCGGCCTTCAGTCCCCGACCACAGGCTCATggggcgtcgtcgccacaACCACGAACCCCGACACCCTGCGCGAGATCCTGCAGTCGCCGACAACGGCCCGCTGGAAGCCCTCCGACGTTGACAAGCCCGTAACGGTACACATGGGCGCCGCGGTGGCGTCCGCGTCCCAGGAGGAGATTGCAGCGGTCGAGAATGCCGAGACCATCAAGGAGGAGCCCGACAAGGAGAACTCTGACGAGGACGTCTCACAGAAGattgccgaggtcgagaaggcgCAGGCCATTAAGGAGGAGCCCGTAAAGGAGGCGGCCGAAGACTCTACTAAGGCCGTCGTGCCGGAGAAACAGACGGCAGCGAAGGAAACCCCAACGACCAGCAAAACCGAGACCGCTACGAAGACGCCACAGCcggaggatgacgacgacgatgacgacgacgatagcgacgacagcgacgacggcgacgacgacgtaAGTGAACCCGAGACGAACCCGGACGAGGCTAAGGCGAAGTTGGGATCagaggcgaaggaggaggagacagAGGCAAAGGCAGCCGAGCCAAAGTCTGACGGAGGGCCCAAGTCTGACGGAGGGCCCAAGCCTGACGGAGAAGCCAAGCCTGCAGGAGAGTCCAAGAATGAAAAGTAG
- a CDS encoding Putative AAA+ ATPase domain, ATPase, AAA-type, core: MTTSELAPPSPARRKRRSRRRRQDKPAITARLVLDDHDVRGDVGIVSEDLFIDLFPHLRDAPSREDGSDDVHHVAIAPWEPTPSSTETAWTVVPVVKSTALKHSTVQFSPSSLSLQNFATILQQVAPSKLSSNSRSGIEIHILDVVALSLDTVYVSLESELTKRLEQGEGTFYRDHPSNANGKGHAAPETSEACLISSLRVALGSLKVLHSGDLFPLPLPPHPVTHIPPNPGKIMLCEPVSQGILSENTKIVLMRGRVHAKRGHTAPPIPPNRSLNGVPEDEEDDTANDQFFSAAEDRYKTDAANTEIDSVTETEESELSGIDQDDDLSDDSMDDMISLQAPTLPTTAASGVSTMQPGTPMTIGRGRKTNGVATPASVFSNYTATTARPDRPRGRLFRAQGLIRTVPVDLLHPKPAPEDDDEARVFVDIASLSKIGCFSGDWVRIEAAEEPPANGFGAFGLGSFTSLEPVESTWRPVRVYGLPEGYSQRPVTRIPNTKHGERRLSFFDSQLQKPSSPAAYISPILLANLDEPSYLRLSPIKRGTYQGKGTLPKFTSASRPPYARDITIQHVRSPVTAERAYQSAVLGGLKRYFAQKIRLVRTGDLIAVPIDTQLGKALQEQPSGSNGSEVDDVMALSKEGSSRFDQVAWFKVGHIQISKSDADNDQSEELWARVACIDSSSVAMHGSGFATNRIPATKCNTWPYYLGVKKMPTKAPSASALTLPDQDQRYISPLRRRLRELLAAATSPRAVHLKMPPVAVLVTATHRNIGKATVASEACADIGLHTYAIDAYDILSEAGTSGSDVKTEGLLRTRAERAMSCGPETTALLIKHVEALTADRMVSTLKEVLQDTRVLIATTSDVDKVPDGVRGLFSHELEMGAPDEAEREGILRAIVEDRGINLDPEVDLNGVALKTAALVAGDLVDVVDRALIAQRLRLEQISSKAEAAGQAVTVRDLQVAGGPMARCVTKGDFEVAVEAARKNFAGAIGAPKIPNVTWDDVGGLNNVKDAVTETIQLPLERPELFAKGMKKRSGILFYGPPGTGKTLLAKAIATEYSLNFFSVKGPELLNMYIGESEANVRRVFQRARDARPCVVFFDELDSVAPKRGNQGDSGGVMDRIVSQLLAELDGMSGGDDTSGGVFVIGATNRPDLLDPALLRPGRFDKMLYLGVSDTHDKQLTILEALTRKFTLHPSVSLQSVAQRLPFTYTGADFYALCSDAMLKAVTRQAAAVDAKIRDFNADRDPSRLPMSTAYFFDHHATPDDIAVMVTEDDFMRAHEELVPSVSAGELAHYESVRASFEGSPDKDKQQQQQQQQRPAAAGLRAVSGSSAMSRGSSKGKGKAVSSSSKGKGKALALDSDDEYGSESEVAVTNGKGKGKGKAIAGFQDGTASDDDGLY, from the exons ATGACTACCTCAGAGCttgcgccgccatcgccagcgaggaggaagaggaggtcgCGGAGACGTCGTCAAGACAAGCCCGCGATCACAGCAAGGCTGGTTCTGGACGACCATGATGTTAGAGGCGACGTGGGCATTGTGTCCGAGGACTTATTTATAGACCTTTTCCCCCACCTCCGTGATG CACCCTCACGTGAAGATGGCTCCGATGACGTTCACCATGTCGCAATCGCCCCTTGGGAGCCGACCCCGTCCTCGACCGAAACCGCTTGGACGGTGGTGCCTGTAGTCAAGTCCACGGCGCTCAAACACTCGACCGTTCAATtttcgccctcgtccttgtccttaCAAAACTTTGCTACCATTCTCCAGCAGGTTGCGCCGTCAAAGCTCTCGAGCAATAGCCGCAGCGGCATCGAAATCCATATACTAGACGTCGTTGCGTTGTCGCTAGACACAGTATACGTGAGCCTCGAGAGCGAATTGACGAAGCGTTTGGAACAAGGCGAGGGTACCTTCTACCGCGACCATCCGAGCAacgccaacggcaaaggCCACGCCGCTCCAGAAACCTCTGAAGCTTGCCTCATCTCCTCTTTGCGCGTGGCTCTGGGCAGCCTGAAGGTCCTTCACTCGGGCGacctcttccctctcccgTTACCCCCGCACCCAGTCACTCACATCCCGCCAAACCCTGGAAAGATCATGCTGTGCGAGCCCGTAAGCCAGGGCATTCTTTCCGAGAATACAAAGATCGTCTTGATGCGAGGGCGGGTACACGCGAAGCGCGGCCATACCGCTCCTCCAATCCCTCCGAACCGGAGCCTGAACGGCGTTcctgaagacgaggaggacgataCCGCCAACGATCAGTTCTTCTCGGCTGCAGAGGATAGGTACAAGACGGATGCTGCGAATACCGAGATAGACTCTGTGACTGAGACGGAGGAGTCAGAGCTTTCTGGCATTGACCAAGACGACGATCTCTCCGACGACTCCATGGATGACATGATCTCCCTGCAGGCGCCGACACTGCCTACGACTGCTGCGAGTGGTGTGTCTACGATGCAACCAGGAACCCCTATGACGattggaagggggaggaaaaCTAACGGGGTTGCAACCCCCGCCTCTGTATTTTCCAACTACACTGCAACTACCGCTCGCCCAGACCGGCCCCGGGGCCGGCTATTTCGAGCTCAGGGGCTGATTCGAACCGTACCCGTGGACCTCCTTCACCCGAAGCCAGcgcccgaggacgacgacgaagctaGAGTTTTCGTAGACATTGCGTCCCTATCCAAGATCGGTTGCTTCTCGGGAGACTGGGTACGCATTgaggctgccgaggagcCCCCCGCCAACGGCTTTGGCGCCTTCGGACTCGGAAGCTTCACGTCGCTGGAACCGGTGGAATCTACTTGGCGCCCCGTGAGGGTCTATGGTCTTCCCGAGGGATACTCTCAGCGCCCAGTCACGCGGATACCAAACACAAAGCACGGCGAGCGCAGGCTGTCGTTCTTTGACTCCCAACTCCAGAAGCCATCCAGTCCAGCAGCCTATATTTCTCCAATCTTGTTGGCCAATCTCGACGAACCGTCGTATCTCCGACTATCCCCCATCAAACGTGGAACGTATCAAGGAAAGGGGACCCTTCCTAAATTTACGAGCGCTTCGCGCCCTCCGTACGCCCGCGACATCACTATTCAGCACGTTCGGTCACCGGTGACCGCGGAACGAGCTTACCAGTCGGCGGTCCTTGGTGGTCTGAAGCGTTACTTTGCCCAGAAGATCCGGCTTGTACGGACAGGGGATCTCATTGCCGTACCCATCGACACACAACTGGGTAAAGCACTCCAAGAGCAGCCCAGTGGCAGCAACGGGTCCGAGGTGGATGATGTGATGGCCCTCTCGAAAGAAGGGTCGTCACGGTTTGATCAAGTGGCCTGGTTCAAGGTCGGCCACATTCAGATTTCAAAATCCGATGCCGACAATGACCAGTCCGAAGAGCTGTGGGCTAGGGTCGCATGCATCGACAGCTCATCCGTCGCGATGCACGGCTCTGGCTTCGCCACAAACCGCATACCTGCCACCAAGTGCAATACCTGGCCTTATTATCTCGGGGTCAAGAAGATGCCCACAAAAGCACCAAGCGCCTCGGCGCTGACGCTCCCTGACCAGGATCAACGTTACATCTCACCTCTCAGAAGACGGCTGCGTGAATTGCTTGCCGCTGCCACGAGTCCCAGAGCAGTACATCTGAAGATGCCGCCAGTTGCCGTTCTTGTTACCGCCACGCACCGCAATATAGGCAAAGCAACTGTCGCGTCGGAAGCTTGCGCCGATATTGGCCTGCACACATACGCTATTGACGCATACGACATCCTCAGTGAGGCAGGGaccagcggcagcgacgTCAAGACAGAAGGCCTTCTGCGGACCAGGGCCGAAAGGGCGATGAGCTGCGGCCCGGAAACCACGGCCCTGCTGATCAAGCATGTCGAGGCATTGACAGCCGATCGTATGGTgtcgaccttgaaggagGTTTTGCAGGATACGAGGGTGTTGATCGCCACCACCAGTGACGTTGACAAGGTCCCAGATGGGGTTCGTGGTCTCTTTAGCCACGAGCTCGAGATGGGCGCACCGGACGAAGCCGAGCGCGAAGGCATACTGAGGGCTATTGTTGAGGATCGCGGTATCAACCTCGACCCTGAAGTAGACCTCAACGGCGTGGCTCTCAAGACTGCTGCGTTGGTGGCGGGTGACCTTGTGGATGTGGTTGACAGAGCGCTCATCGCACAACGACTGCGGCTGGAGCAAATCTCGTCAAAAGCAgaagccgccggccaggccgtcaCGGTGCGCGATCTTCAAGTGGCCGGTGGACCGATGGCTCGGTGCGTCACCAAGGGCGACTTCGAGGTCGCTGTGGAAGCTGCACGCAAGAACTTTGCGGGCGCCATCGGAGCCCCCAAGATTCCGAATGTCACATGGGACGACGTGGGTGGCCTGAACAACGTCAAGGATGCCGTGACGGAAACCATTCAGCTGCCCCTCGAGAGACCCGAGCTCTTCGCCAAGGGCATGAAGAAGAGGTCCGGTATACTCTTCTACGGGCCCCCCGGAACCGGGAAGACCCTGTTGGCAAAGGCGATCGCGACGGAGTACAGCCTCAACTTCTTCAGCGTTAAGGGCCCCGAGCTACTCAACATGTACATTGGAGAGTCGGAAGCCAACGTCAGACGCGTCTTCCAACGcgcccgcgacgcccgccCTTGCGTCGTTTTTTTCGACGAACTGGACTCTGTCGCCCCTAAGCGCGGAAACCAGGGagacagcggcggcgtcatggACCGCATCGTCTCGCAgctgctcgccgagctcgacggcatgtcgggcggcgacgacacgagcggcggcgtcttcgtcatcggcgcTACGAATCGGCCGGATCTGCTCGACCCCGCACTGCTCCGTCCCGGCCGCTTCGACAAGATGCTCTACCTCGGCGTTTCCGACACCCATGACAAGCAACTCACGATCCTGGAGGCCCTTACCAGAAA GTTCACCCTCCACCCCTCCGTCTCACTGCAGTCGGTGGCACAGCGGCTCCCCTTCACTTACACGGGCGCCGACTTCTACGCCCTCTGCAGCGATGCGATGCTCAAGGCCGTCACGCGGCAGGCGGcagccgtcgacgccaagatCCGCGACTTCAACGCGGACCGCGACCCGTCGCGCCTACCCATGTCGACGGCCTACTTCTTCGACCACCACGCCACGCCTGATGACATCGCCGTCATGGTCACCGAGGATGACTTCATGAGGGCGCATGAGGAGCTCGTGCCGAGTGTGAGCGCCGGCGAGCTAGCACATTACGAGAGTGTGAGGGCTAGCTTCGAGGGGTCGCCCGATAAGGacaagcaacagcagcaacagcagcagcaacgccccgcggcggcgggcctcAGGGCCGTGTCTGGGTCATCGGCCATGTCGAGGGGTAGTTCCAAGGGCAAAGGCAAGGCTGTCTCCTCATCGTCCAAGGGGAAGGGCAAAGCCTTGGCGTTGGACAGTGACGACGAGTACGGGTCCGAGAGTGAGGTTGCGGTGACGAAtggcaagggcaagggtaagggcaaggccatcgccggGTTTCAGGACGGGACGGCgagcgacgatgacggatTGTACTAA